From a single Planctellipticum variicoloris genomic region:
- a CDS encoding methyltransferase family protein: protein MASLNDSWAYRLRLPLTVLCVLVGLALVILSRPTISEEAPADFWLDLAGYATLALGVLIRLWATRSIAGRKGREVVCEGAYSLCRNPLYWGTLLIAVAAALFLKSWTFAVICLGPVALYPLAVVPAEERYLREKLGEPYIDYCQRVPRWWPKFRNYRPTPAIAGSASSARAELVRSAWWLLLIPIATTGLCWLRSLPSTPKIWPLP from the coding sequence TTGGCATCTCTGAATGACAGTTGGGCGTACCGCCTTCGACTGCCCCTGACCGTCTTGTGCGTGCTGGTCGGGCTGGCGCTGGTGATTCTTTCCCGCCCTACGATTTCTGAAGAGGCGCCGGCCGATTTCTGGCTGGATCTCGCCGGTTATGCCACGCTGGCCCTGGGAGTCCTGATTCGCCTCTGGGCGACACGTTCGATCGCGGGTCGCAAGGGCCGCGAAGTCGTCTGCGAAGGCGCCTATTCGCTCTGCCGGAATCCGCTGTATTGGGGCACCCTCCTCATCGCCGTCGCAGCCGCTCTGTTTCTCAAGAGCTGGACGTTTGCTGTCATCTGCCTCGGACCGGTCGCGCTCTACCCGCTCGCCGTCGTTCCCGCCGAAGAGCGGTATCTTCGCGAAAAACTCGGAGAACCCTACATCGACTACTGCCAACGGGTTCCCCGCTGGTGGCCGAAATTCCGGAACTACCGGCCGACCCCCGCCATCGCCGGTTCTGCCAGTTCCGCCCGCGCGGAACTCGTCCGCTCCGCCTGGTGGCTGCTGCTGATCCCGATCGCCACAACGGGTCTCTGCTGGCTCCGCTCTCTCCCATCCACTCCCAAAATCTGGCCGCTCCCCTGA